A region of the Bacillus sp. (in: firmicutes) genome:
TAAAAAAGGAGACGAGAACTACATCCCGAAACAAGTGGAAGGAAGTCATACTTTAGAAATTATTTGGACAGTTATTCCAATTATTTTACTTTTAATTTTAGCTGTTCCAACTGTTTCCTACACATTTAAATTTGCTGATGTATCTGAAATGGAAAAAGTAAATGAAGAAGGAAACCGTGAAGCGCTAGTTATTAATGTACGTGCTAGCCTTTACTGGTGGGAATTCGAATATCCTGATTTAGGAATCATTACTAGCCAAGATTTAGTCGTTCCAACCGATCAAAAAGTTTATTTCCAAATTAAAGCATCTGATGTTAAACACTCCTTCTGGATTCCTGCAGTCGGAGGAAAAATGGATACAAACACCGACAATATCAACAAATTCTGGTTAGAATTTGATGGTGAAAAAGCAAATGAGGCTGGAAACCTATTCTATGGGAAGTGTGCGGAACTTTGTGGTCCTTCGCACGCATTAATGGATTTCAAAGTAAAAGCTATTTCACAAGATGAATTCGCTCAATGGGTAGAGGATATGCAAAATGCAGAAGAGCCTCAACCAACAACTGAGTTAGCAAAGCAAGGACAGGAAATTTTCAACCAAAAATGTTTAAGCTGTCACGCAGTATCTCCACAAGATAATCGACCAGAGCAAGCACGTTTAGCACCAAACTTAGCAAACTTTGGTGAACGTTCACGTGTTGCTGGTATTTTGGATTATAATAAGGAAAACTTAATTGAGTGGTTAAAAGACCCTGAAACAATTAAGCCTGGTAACAAAATGACTGGAACTTACGGTCAGCTTACTGACGAAGAGCTTGAGGCTTTAGCAGAATATTTAATGGGCTTAAAAGTACAGGATTAATTCGGACTAGACAAGGGAGGGTTAAACGTGAGTACCTACGCACAAAAGAAGGGCTTCGCTGCCACTCTTTGGGACTACTTAACAACAGTAGACCATAAGAAGATTGCCATCCTTTACTTAGTTACTGGTGGTCTCTTTTTCATCCTTGGTGGTATCGAAGCACTTGTCATTCGTATTCAGTTAGCGGTACCTGAAAATGATTTTATCAGTGCAGGTCTTTATAACGAAGTATTAACGATGCACGGAACAACAATGATTTTCTTGGCAGCTATGCCATTGTTATTTGCGTTTATGAACGCTGTTGTACCACTTCAAATTGGTGCTCGTGACGTAGCGTTTCCATTCTTAAACTCACTTGGTTTCTGGTTGTTCTTCTTCGGAGGACTATTCTTAAACCTTTCATGGTTTTTAGGTGGAGCTCCTGATGCTGGTTGGACTTCTTATGCATCTTTATCTCTAGCTTCACCAGACCATGGAATAGACTTCTATGTATTAGGATTACAGATTTCTGGTGCAGGTACGTTAATTGCTGGTATTAACTTCTTAGTTACAATTATTAACATGCGAGCGCCAGGTATGACATACATGCGTATGCCATTGTTCACATGGACAACATTCGTTGCATCTGCACTTATTTTATTTGCGTTCCCGCCTTTAACAGTAGGTCTCTTTTTAATGATGTTTGACCGTTTATTTGGCGCAAACTTCTTTGATGTAGCAGCAGGTGGTAACACAATTATTTGGGAACACTTATTCTGGATTTTCGGACACCCAGAAGTATACATTCTTGTTTTACCGGCATTCGGTATTTTCTCTGATATTTTCTCAACTTTCTCTAGAAAACGTTTATTCGGTTATTCTTCGATGGTATTTGCAACCGTATTAATCGGTTTCTTAGGATTCATGGTGTGGGCTCACCACATGTTCACGACTGGTTTAGGACCAATTGCAAACGCAATCTTTGCGGTTGCAACAATGGCGATTGCTGTTCCTACTGGTGTTAAGATTTTCAACTGGTTATTAACGATGTGGGGCGGAAGTATTAAGTTTACAACTCCAATGTTGTATGCAGTGGGCTTTATTCCTTCTTTCGTTGCCGGTGGGGTGACAGGTGTTATGAACGCCGCAGCTGCTGCCGACTATCAATATCACGATAGTTATTTCGTAGTTGCGCACTTCCACTACGTTATCATTGGTGGGGTTGTTCTTGCGATATTAGCAGCAACACATTTCTATTGGCCAAAAATGTTTGGTACAATGTTAAACGAAACATTAGGTAAAATTACGTTCTGGTTATTCTTTATCGGGTTCCATTTAACCTTCTTTATCCAACACTTCCTTGGCTTAATGGGAATGCCACGTCGTGTTTGGACTTTCTTACCAGGTCAAGGTTTCGAAACAGGAAACTTAGTATCTTCCATCGGGGCTGGCTTCATGGCAGCTGGTGTCATTGTATTACTAGTCAACATTGTTATCACAAGTGTGAAAAATGAAAAAGTTGGTAACGACCCTTGGGGAGATGGTCGTACAATTGAGTGGGCGATTCCATCACCACCACCATTCTACAACTTTAAACAAACGCCTCTTGTACGTGGGTTAGATACATGGTGGATTGAGAAGTTGGAAGGTAAAAAAGAATTAACTCCAGCAGAACCGCTTGGAGATATTCATATGCCAAACTCTTCTATTTTACCATTTGTTATGTCTTTAGGTCTTTTCGTCGCTGCATTTGGCGCGATGTATCAAGTGGACGATAAGCCTTGGGCAATTCCAGTTTTAATTATTGGTATGTTAATCACACTTGGTGCCATGTTCTTACGTTCTGTTATTGACGATCATGGATACCATATTCATAAAGAGGACTTATTGAAAGATGGCGAAAAGGGGGTTAAGGCATAATGCACGTTGAAGAAAAATTTACGCCGAAAACATGGCCTGCATCTCCTGAAAAGGCAACCCTTGAAGGAAAAAATAAGTTTTTAGGTTTCTGGCTATTCCTTGGGGGCGAAACGGTGCTCTTCGGCTCCCTTTTCGCTACCTACTTAGCACTGAAAGATAAGGTACCTAGTACCGATCATGCGTTAGCAAAAGATTTATTCGAATTAGAACTAGTATTTATTGCAACAATGCTTCTTTTAACAAGCTCGTTAACAAGTGTATACGCGATGTATCACATGAAGAACTACAACTTCCAAAAGATGCAAGCATGGTTATTAATTACGGTTCTTTTAGGAGCAGGGTTCTTAGGACTTGAGATTTACGAGTTTAATCATTATGTTCATGAATTTGGTCATACTTTTACTAGTAGCGCATTTGGTTCAGCATTCTATACGTTAGTTGGCTTTCACGGTGGACACGTTGCCTTCGGATTGTTATGGATTATTACGCTCATGTTACGTAATGCGAAGCGTGGGTTAAACCTTTACAACGCACCGAAGTTTTATGTTGCCAGCCTTTATTGGCACTTCATCGACGTTGTATGGGTATTCATCTTTACAGTAGTATACTTAATGGGAATGGTGGGATAACCTATGGCAAATCAAACGAATACCGGTAACCCTAGAGTAGACTATGAGTTTCGTCGCAAAAAGAATGCTGAAGACATGAAATTTCAAGTCATTTCCTTTGTGCTAATGATTTTCTTAACCATCATTGCGTTTTTCGCAGTTGGTGGAGATTTCTCGCATTGGTTTGTCGTACCGTTCATTCTGTTATTAGCAGCAGTACAAGTTATTTTCCAATTGTACTATTTCATGCATATGAGCCATAAAGGACACGAACAACCTGCGTTGTTCCTTTATTCTGGCTTATTAGTAGCGCTTCTTACTGTGTTAGCGTTCGTAACCATTGTGTGGATTTAATTGGAAAAAGGAGCTGACCTCCAGATTGGAATCGTCAGCTCCTCTTTTATTTTTACGGGATTTACACATGAAATTGTCATGAACTTGTCAAGACCATTCATTGAATCCCTAAATTGTAAAAAGTATAATAATGATAGCATGAACTAAAGCGAGGTGAAGGACACGTGCCTTTGAAAATATTTGGGTTTGAAGCATTATGGAGCCCTTTCTTTTTCGTTGCGATTTTGTTTATGACGACCGTATATTTTTTAGTAACGGTCAAGTGGCGGCATGATTTCCAAAATAGTGAGCCATTGAAAAAGAAAGAAGGAGTATTCTTTGTCATTGCGATGATTCTTTTGTATGTTATAAAAGGATCACCCGTCGATTTAATGGGCCACATCTTATTCTCTGTTCATATGGTTCAAATGGCGGTATTATATTTATTGATTCCACCGTTATTAATCGTCGGAATTCCATCATGGCTATGGCAGTTTATCATTAAGCAACCAGTAGTAAAACAAATATTCCAATTTGGAACAAAGCCACTAATTGCTCTTATTTTATTTAACGGAATGTTTTCTTTTTATCATATGCCGATGATTTTTGATGTCATTAAAACCGATGAAACATTGCATGGAATCTATACGTTCGTCCTATTTATTTTTGCCATCTTTATGTGGTGGCCGCTTGTAAATAAATTACCAGGTGAAAACAGACTGCATGGGTTAAAAAAAGTCGGTTACA
Encoded here:
- the coxB gene encoding cytochrome c oxidase subunit II; this translates as MKQWLTKWRLYSLFAMLTLILSGCGEPFVSALRPAGEVAEDQFNLMLISTAIMVLVIVVVVAVYVIALIRFRRKKGDENYIPKQVEGSHTLEIIWTVIPIILLLILAVPTVSYTFKFADVSEMEKVNEEGNREALVINVRASLYWWEFEYPDLGIITSQDLVVPTDQKVYFQIKASDVKHSFWIPAVGGKMDTNTDNINKFWLEFDGEKANEAGNLFYGKCAELCGPSHALMDFKVKAISQDEFAQWVEDMQNAEEPQPTTELAKQGQEIFNQKCLSCHAVSPQDNRPEQARLAPNLANFGERSRVAGILDYNKENLIEWLKDPETIKPGNKMTGTYGQLTDEELEALAEYLMGLKVQD
- the ctaD gene encoding cytochrome c oxidase subunit I; the encoded protein is MSTYAQKKGFAATLWDYLTTVDHKKIAILYLVTGGLFFILGGIEALVIRIQLAVPENDFISAGLYNEVLTMHGTTMIFLAAMPLLFAFMNAVVPLQIGARDVAFPFLNSLGFWLFFFGGLFLNLSWFLGGAPDAGWTSYASLSLASPDHGIDFYVLGLQISGAGTLIAGINFLVTIINMRAPGMTYMRMPLFTWTTFVASALILFAFPPLTVGLFLMMFDRLFGANFFDVAAGGNTIIWEHLFWIFGHPEVYILVLPAFGIFSDIFSTFSRKRLFGYSSMVFATVLIGFLGFMVWAHHMFTTGLGPIANAIFAVATMAIAVPTGVKIFNWLLTMWGGSIKFTTPMLYAVGFIPSFVAGGVTGVMNAAAAADYQYHDSYFVVAHFHYVIIGGVVLAILAATHFYWPKMFGTMLNETLGKITFWLFFIGFHLTFFIQHFLGLMGMPRRVWTFLPGQGFETGNLVSSIGAGFMAAGVIVLLVNIVITSVKNEKVGNDPWGDGRTIEWAIPSPPPFYNFKQTPLVRGLDTWWIEKLEGKKELTPAEPLGDIHMPNSSILPFVMSLGLFVAAFGAMYQVDDKPWAIPVLIIGMLITLGAMFLRSVIDDHGYHIHKEDLLKDGEKGVKA
- a CDS encoding cytochrome (ubi)quinol oxidase subunit III, coding for MHVEEKFTPKTWPASPEKATLEGKNKFLGFWLFLGGETVLFGSLFATYLALKDKVPSTDHALAKDLFELELVFIATMLLLTSSLTSVYAMYHMKNYNFQKMQAWLLITVLLGAGFLGLEIYEFNHYVHEFGHTFTSSAFGSAFYTLVGFHGGHVAFGLLWIITLMLRNAKRGLNLYNAPKFYVASLYWHFIDVVWVFIFTVVYLMGMVG
- the ctaF gene encoding cytochrome c oxidase subunit IVB, translating into MANQTNTGNPRVDYEFRRKKNAEDMKFQVISFVLMIFLTIIAFFAVGGDFSHWFVVPFILLLAAVQVIFQLYYFMHMSHKGHEQPALFLYSGLLVALLTVLAFVTIVWI
- the ctaG gene encoding cytochrome c oxidase assembly factor CtaG, with amino-acid sequence MPLKIFGFEALWSPFFFVAILFMTTVYFLVTVKWRHDFQNSEPLKKKEGVFFVIAMILLYVIKGSPVDLMGHILFSVHMVQMAVLYLLIPPLLIVGIPSWLWQFIIKQPVVKQIFQFGTKPLIALILFNGMFSFYHMPMIFDVIKTDETLHGIYTFVLFIFAIFMWWPLVNKLPGENRLHGLKKVGYIFADGVLLTPACALIIFAESPMYATYYDASVWLQALTLCVPIDTLAGLNLSGPELFTDMPPIEDQQLGGVLMKIIQEIVYGVVLAQIFFEWYRKEQVESDSINEQALLARNPQTTE